The genomic stretch AGAAATAGGAGAGGATGTGACAAAAGTCGCTATGATTatagggatactccaattgatagccCATTGTGGCTCCAGATTTTACCTAAGAGGAAGCGGAGGAATATACAAATATGCGAGCCTATGGAGAATGTTTTACTTTAGAAGAAGATGGTAAAAAATTGTAAAAGAACCTGATGTTGTggacaaggggaaaggaaaaattgatatggatgatatggaagaagaaagagacatTGTCacaataatggaaggcaattcggAAGAAGAGGCAATGAAGGATGTAGCTCGGATTGGCCAACTtaacaaaatgaggaaacaagtcATCGCTGTAAGTCTCTATTTGATTATAAAATAGTATTtggtttaattaaattattaattaaatgtgTTATATGTTTATAGTCATAgtttgtgaagaagcaatttaagacttcgaagaagaaaaaacaagacGAAAATGTGGCCTGCGTGTTAAAACAATTGGAAAACCTAAAGTATGTTAAATATATAGTTGATATAATAAAGTGATAAGTCAAGACAATTATATTGTtctttaatttagaaaattatatggttgtctaatttaattttgtgatttaTAGTCATTGATTAACTTTACAGGTTTACAAGTAAATTTATTTGGGAGGAATCGCCCTTTGCTTTAAATGGACATTCCTTCTTATCTGATGTGAATggagagatttttagaaaatggGAGGTAATTGACACATATTGTAAAATTCTGTTAGGGGGGGCATCCTTGTCTGGTAGGTCATACAACAAGTCTATATATTGTTCAACcttcttcacagtaaggaatcTAAATGATTTGAGAATATATAAtatttgaataaattttattaatttttaagtatGTATGACTTTGTATATTTGTAgtcatcaataaaatcctcaaacAAGTTTGCTTTGCAACAAGTGACAAAGACAGATACAAAAGATGAAGAgtttaggtatatttttatacctttggcCAGTGATAATGCACACATCCACTTATTAGTGGTGGACAtcaaatcaatgacgttcaattATTATAATTCTCTTGCAAGTGGAAGTAAATCCAAAAATGAATTTGAACCAGTGGTGAGCAAATAGATTATATTCATGTCTATGTTAATAATGTATTAGAAATGCTAGGTGaagtaaaattttaattccatGTTCAATCTTATAGGTATCATATATTAAACAATATAGACGTGAGCACCTTGCTATTATTGATCTAAATTTTGAAAGACATCATCCCTTCCACCAATGGGTGTCCCTCCAaatagaatgtccacaacaaGAAGCCAGGTAAGTTAAGATCAAAGAGTGTGAATAGAAATTATTGATATAAAATATTGAAGATTAAATTGTTGATGTTATTTACAGCATTGACTGTAGCTTCTTTGTGATGTAATACATTCGATGTCTTCTTTACGAtctgaagatggacttcaaacaaggagacatgaaaaaaattagaattgatgtaatggtatCAATATTGAGGGATAGGTTCTGTAAAACATCGGATTAATTATCCATAGTGTTATGGAGCTAAATAGTTGGGTAGGAAATGTAAAGATACAATTATGTAGTGTTGTTTGttttatatctttgtatgtagtattTGTTGTAAAATACAATGGTATGTATGATATGAGATGTGTATACTAAATTGTCACAGGAATAACAATACTATTGcttagtgaaaaaaaaaatcactataTCTAAATTGTCATAGTGGTGCAGATCAGGGAAAAGAGACATAACTTCACACCATATCTTATGAAAACAAAAAACTTGGGATTTTTCAGAAATCCAAATAAGCCGACAGTGGTTTCAAGTCTACAAGGTATGCTTTGAAATATAAACTAGGCATGTAATTTAGGAACTCCAAAGTAACTAAGTTATGAGTTAAAACAAATTGGAGGTAAGGTAGGTGTTTTCCCCGTAAATTAAAATTTGACAGAGTGTGTGTTGTTGTTCATTGAATGGAAATCCAGAAGTTTCACATGTTCCGTGCCAACTTGCACGGAGCAAGAACTTCATTTGTATTGGTTAGACCCAAGATTTGACACCATATCTAGCTTGTGCCCTCTCAAACCTTGCAAGGGAAtggaaaatttaaagaaatataagtgTTGTAGGCCCATCAGTGGGTTTTAGCAAAACCCACCGATGGACCTATACTTCTCCGATTGAACCCATTTAAAGTCTCGTGAGTTTGTGGTGTTGTGAGGACTATAATAGTGCTATATATTACTGATTTAAAGCTCTCCACAATTGCTCTACCGTGATGATAGATTTCAGCAtgacattgggcctgatatgggatcatatcaggcctaagTTGGGTCTAATATAAgatatatcaggcccacgttgggcctgatatggtatcatatcaggcccaacgtgggcctgattgcTTTGCACCTTGGTCGATTTGTTCAGCCGATCACAATCCAAGTTGATGATCCCGATATCTAAAACCTGAGGCTATATCTCTGTTctataaacaaatttttttttatgtattatgAATCATGAATTAGGTTAGAAATTTAAATAGGTTGTAGGTCGAGCACTTGATGTAAAGTAATTTAAACATGTGATCGGAAATTTCTAATTCTATTAGAATTTAGCTTAAATATCTTACTAATTGTTGACAGTTAAAATAAATTGGTGGTAAGGTAGGTGTTTTCCCTGTAAATTAAAATTCGACAAGGTGTGTGTTGTTGTTCATTGAATGGAAATCCATAAGTTTCACATGTTCCGTGTCAATTGGCACAGAGCAAGAACTTCATTTGTATTGGTTAGACCCAAGATTTGACACCATATCTAGCTtgtcccctctcaaaccttcttAGGGAATggaaatttaaagaaatataagtgGCGTCggcccatcagtgggttttggtcaaaattcactgatggacctagacttcTCCGATTGAACTCATTTAAAGTCTCATGAGTTTGTGGTGTTGTGAGGATTGGAACGGTGCTATATATTACTGATTTAAAGCTCTCCACAGTTACTCCACCGTGATGATAGATTTCAGTAtgacgttgggcctgatatgatcccatatcaggcccaagttgGGTCTGATATAAGATATATCAGGCCCACACTAAGCTTGATAaggtatcatatcaggcccaacgtgggcctaattGCTTTGCACCTCGGACGATTTGTTCAACCGATCACAATCCAAGTTGATGATCCCGATATCTAAAACCTGAGGCTATATCTCCgttctataaattaaaaacttgctACGTATTATGATTCATGAATTAGTTTAGAAATTCAAATAAGTTATAGGTCGAGCACTTGATGTGAAGTAATTTAAACATGTGATCGGAAATTTCTAATTCTATTGGAATTTATCTTAAATATCTTACTAATTATTGATAGTTAAAATAAATTAGTGGTAAGGTAGGTGGTTTCcccataaattaaaatttgacagGGTGTATGTTGTTGTTTATTGAATAGAAATCCTTAAGTTTCATAgatttcgtgccaaatggcacggagcAAGAACTTCATTTGTATTGGTTAAACCCAAGATTTGACACCATATCTAGCTTGTCTCCTCTCAAACCTTCCTAGGGAAtagaaatttaaagaaatataagtgTCGTAggcccatcagtgggtttcgatcaaaacccactgatggacctagacttcTCTAATTGAACCCATTTAAAGTCTCGTGACTTTATGGTGTTGTGAGGACTGGAACGGTACTATATATTAATGATTTAAAGCCCTCCACAGTTGCTCCACCGTGATGATAGATTTCAGCATGATGTTGGGCCCGATATGGGATCATATCATGCCCAAGTTAGGTCTGATATAAGATATATCAGGTCCACGTTAGGCCTGGTAcgatatcatatcaggcccaacgtgggcctgatcgCTTGGCACCTTGGCCGGTTTGTTCAACCGATCACAATTCAAGTTGATGATCCCGATATCTAAAACCTGAAGCTATATCTCCattctataaattaaaaacttgctATATATTATGATTCGTGAATTAGTTTAGAAATTCAAATAGGCTATAGGTAAGCACTTGATGTGAAGTAATTTAAACGTGTGATTGGTCGGTTTGTTCAACCGATCACAACCAAGAATTTGATCCTGAGATCTAAAATTTTACACCATATCTTATGTCTCTAAACAAAAAAAACTTGATGTGAAGCAATTTAATTTGGTGATTATtgtttttgtaaattaaaatacGACATGGTGTCAGTCATTACAAGAATAACATATTACACTATTTTGAAATTACAAATATACAATttacaatttaaaatttttgttagTCATTATTTTATGGCCAAGcctaaatctataagctctcattTCAGCTTGTATAAAGTCCGTTGATCACTGAAACACAAAACTCTCTGCATAGCGCATCATAAAAAAAGCACAATCTAACCTATAAAAAAACAATATTGAACTTGTAAGTGTCTATTTTGAGGTAAAGATAATGGAAAATAAACaaatacttacgatttgctttgtgtCGAACATTTACTTGAATCGATTTAAACTCTCTCCCGGAGAAAGGTGATAAACCATGATGTCATATTtgatagtatgaccagtttaGCTCCTTAAAAAATGACACCTACACATAAATGACATTAGTAATTAATACATATCCAACGCTTattgtatttatatataaataaaacataataCTTACAGTTTTGTCAAAAACGATAGTGTAACACCGaaagagttataatgaattatatgACCTTCCTCTAGGTctatgaccattagatgccaatgattatcttcattatttagtgtacaaaaaatatatctaatgaGCTTGTCTTCATCAATTTTAGCACTCtgtttcaatgcatccacgtgcatcattccAAACAGTTTCTATGTAAACCAGATAAATTTTTAGCTAACTACACCCGTTATATATAAAAGCAGGATCAAGTGCTCAAATACCTACTTGaaatccaaccccacaaaatataGATGGGTAGTATGGTGAATTAGAAGTTTTGGCTTCATTAGCTAGAATAATCCAATAAGcatttatgcaatccccattggtgtattgggtccaatcaaatattgtcataaaaaATTGCATATCTAAAGAGAGAGTATCGTTGGACCATATTGGAAGTATCGTAACCCTACATAATCAGAGTCATGCAACAAATAAATAAGTTAGCACTATTAAATATTATTCAACTCCAATAATCATCACTGGTTTACATGATTATACAATTACACTACCAACTAACTTACTTTAACTAACTCATCTTCAATAATGCATCTATTATCACACTATCTTTATTCTTCTTAAAAAATATCTTCACTTGCTGAAAAAATTCAAATACTAATATGtcattaaggattataaaagagcgACTTACCTACACTCGAGCCTACCTTCAATATTTTGTTCTTGAGCTTCTTAGCTCATcacattttatttctttatttttcttaaaaaatgtcttCGCTTGCTGAAAAAATTCAAATACTAATATGtcattaaggattataaaagagctACTTAACTACACTTGAGCCTACCTTCAATATTTTGTTCTTGAGCTTCTTAGCAGTGCCtggttgactgctacagtaccacTCACCTGTTTTCGTAGTCGTCGAGCACAGAAACATTTTGTGCCCTGCCCCAGTCAATtggtcaaaccctaaccctaggatttaactcCTGAGTACATTCACTCGCACTCATCCTCGCCCGactaacctagacctagccttctaacctTCTCCATTAGCTTCGCGTCCCTCGGatacctccccatccttcacgtcttaccttctggagcttccttcaacCTTGTCTTTGTTGTCGGgtcctcctttgccaagaggtcgcacctcctGGACTTCATTTATTggtaagtcacacttggacttacgttgccaagactacatgcttggacttataccAACAAAACTCacattggactttcctcctttgtcaagatcacacttggattctccttgttgtacttgtatcttgcacactcacaatgtatattaaatacaacaataaacatcaagtacaacaataaacctaacttaaacttttgcccaaacatcaaaacctagggtcacttaGATTGCTCCGACAAgtagccaaagactttgagtaataaccctaatgagtggtcataggatatacgtctcctcgcaaggagcgatgaatcctctgtaaactatccaaacaccttcgggcacttcaacttatatcgGATCATCCCGAGTCCACACCTCAATaagatgcttacttaagatgtcaaagtataagcctccatgactaagatgacttgtatacctcaagttgaaagaaacttgcactcgtgctacagtaagaacttcacagacatatctatatatatgtagagaaccatataaagtcttataacgagtcactccaatgaattagttaccataaccagcatccacatttaactctcgaccTCCCAATATCTCCaaccagtgagaaaatagctacttggccgaaccaaagagtataacccgtgctaatcttacagaattgatgatgtccgaatgcatcaattcgacgactagagaaatttcaatatatttataattgcacatgtagagataattactagttgtgatctaatcacaaattctctcatgctatgaataatattacagacattcagtaaatgagtttaagacaatgaaatatataatatgcactcaaatagtgaatatatacttatcaaataaataaaaaaatcgtCAGGCAATTACCtcaggacatccctcaaattctaacaaagTGCACACGTCGCACACCAggacactatataaagggggtttaCACACTGAtggaggtacgcgttattcactattcacgctTGTGTCTATTGTTGCTCCACCTTTTTCCTCTTTTCGatgactgacttgaacgtcgaagGGTCAACactagggaccccttccctagttcGACACTGACGTTTCTTGTGTTGCAGAGTAGAGCCGAGTCTACATCCAGTTAACGCGATAGCCATATCCCCAGCTTGCTATCTCCATGAATTTTAGACAGGATCAACCTCCCTTCACATAATTTGGGAACGGACTGTGAGGGACGTCTGAGATAAGTGTAATCATCTTTTGTTATAATAAAGTAATTTTATTTGACCTAAGAACACTGAGTTAATGGGTTGTCCGTTATAAATGTTTCTCAATTTATCCTGATAGCCAGTGGAAAATTTTTATGGGACTAGACCTCTTACGTCTAAGATTAATTGGCGTAATCAAGATATTTGatctcaattaaaaaaatataattctatGTTGGTTATTATTGATTTGCTCATCGTATATTTTACTCGgagaatattttattttcaatattattataataattataacaaaTTGTTATAATATATAGAAGCTATTAGTATATGTTATAATGTATAACACTTAATATAAAATACTATTATCATATATTTTACTCGgagaatatttttattttcaatattattgTAATAACTATAACAAATTGTTATAATATATAGAAGCTATTAAGTATATGTTATAATGTATAACACTTAATATAAAATACTATTATAGTATTATAACAATTACTTAATAATTTTTACGCGTCGTAATAGTTATCAGATAGCTATATTATACTTaaactttaattattaaaattctaaatcttaattcataaactctaaatattaaattttcataGTTACTAAATAGTTTTTACCCGCTATGAAAGCTAATGAGTAGCTTTTATTTTTTAccaacttaactaaaattatttaaactttataCCATTTTAGCGAGGCCAGATCCTCTAGTCCAGAATCTTCTGGGCGATTCTGGGCTAAAAGAGACCCTGCATGTTCATTGGTGGGATGAACTGCACCCTACATATTTAATAGATAGAGTACAATTCACCCATCTAATGAACATATAAGGGTCCAAGATTGATCCAGAGAtcctggaccagaggatccctgtCCCATTTTAGCACCCACTTAATAACTGGTACCAGTTATAACAATTAATTGTAAGGATTATAATAACTTTGAAAGTAAGCAACACATACCTATGATAATAATCGTTGGATAAGAATTATTTTGTGGATAAAAATTGAGTGTCTTtttctcttcttgtttttgaaaaaaaaatctttttgattattttataatttaggaCGTTTTTAAATTTTTGTCTTTGTTTAATAAACGTAAACTTAACTCATTGAATTTGATAGACACATTGACGGCATTAAGGACCGAATGATGCATTCATAGAGACATAGAGGCCACTCGAAAATATCACACCATCACCAATAAAGAAAgataagaagaaaacaaaaacaaaaagattTAGAGTTCCAAGATTAATTCATTTAAAGAGAGAAAACAAAGTTTCCAGAGAAAATAGAGACGGGAGAAGAACTGATCCTCTAGGTGTTAGTTCTGCTAGGCATTAATAATTAATGCCGCATTATGCTACAAGCCTACAACAGAGCACTTCACAGGAAATAACAAGAAATCGAGTTTACTTGGCAATATGTTCTTAGTAAAAGAAAGGATAAATATTGTGTATAGAGTAAATATACACTATGGATGACCAACTTGAATCGATAACCAGCGGCgaagcaatggaggaagaagaTCAATTGGCCGTACGTAGTTTCTTCTGGCTATTCGATCTATCATCTACTTCTGGCGGTAGGCGATGTAATTTGCTAAATGTAGCAAAGGTGCTGCCTTTATTGGATCGAACCCGGCGAGCTGCTCCGTGGCGGCTTTCAACAGTTTGTCGGCGAATTCCTTGGACTCGTCCAGTCCCAGAAGCTTTGGGTATGTAGTTTTATCGCTGGCCAGATCCTTCCCTGCCGTCTTTCCCAGCTCCTCCGATGACTTGGTCACGTCGAGGATGTCGTCGACTACCTGGAACAGTAGGCCAATGGACCTGGCGTACTTCCTCAGCCTCTCAATCTGGTCGTCGGAGGCGCCGCCCACAATGGCGCCGAGGACGACCGAAGCCTCCAAAAGAGCAGCGGTCTTGTGGAGGTGGATGAACTCGAGATGGTCAAGAGTGACGGGGGCTCCGACGCCCGTGGCCTCGAGGTCGGCCACTTGGCCCGCGACGAGGCCCTCGGAGCCGACGCAGCGGGAGAGCTCGCCAACGGCACGCACGATCCGGTCCGGAGGCACAGATCGATCGGTAGGATACGACGCGGGATTGGCCAGGTGGCCGAAGGCGAGGGCAAGGAGGGCGTCGCCAGCGAGGACGGCCGTGGCCTCGTCAAAGGCACGGTGGCAAGAAGGGCGGCCGCGGCGGAGGTCATCGTCATCCATGCAGGGGAGGTCATCGTGGATGAGGGACATGGTGTGGATCATCTCCAAGGACACAGCCGCCGGCATCGCCCAGGCGTCCGCACCGCCGGCGACCTCGCAGGCCGCGAGGCACAGCACGGGGCGCACGCGCTTGCCGCCGGCGAGGAGGGAGTAGCGCATCGCCTCGTGGATCCGATCCGGGTGCGCGAGCGGGACGGCCGCGTCGAGAGCGCAATTGACGACCGCGGCTTTCTCCAGCATGTAACCCCTGAAATCGAAGTCCGTCGACACGGCCGGCTCAAGGGCAGGGGCGGGGGAGGTTTCGACCTCCATAACATGGGGCAGCGGCGGGACGCGGCGGCGGTGGGGCGCGGCCGAGGTAGCAGTCGGCCTCCCGAAGGGCACTGCCAGTAGCACAGGACGGCCGGCGGCGGAGGAGGCGGAGGAGTGTTGGGCCCTGGAGACCGCAGCGTTACAGCAGATATGAAGGTTCATCAAAGAAGCCATTTTCCTCCTCTAAAATACAGAAATAGCTCAAGAACTGAAGAAGGAACCCCTACTCCTCCCTCAAATCGAAGTCGAGGAAGAGGGGAAAGTGGGGATGGAAACGCGACGAGAGggaattggatcgattggcatTTTGGGGATGAAGGCGGATGATGGTgctggagctggtgtcgatatGGTAGAGGGAAAGGGAAAGAACGTGACGATGGTGGGAAGGCACGACAGCGTACGTATTAGGGGGATAGCCGATAGCGTTGGCGAGGCGGCAATTGGACGGGGAAGGTCGTGCGCAGATTTCGTGAGATCGCGCCGGTTTCGGATTAGATCGCATGGCAGTTAAAGTGGTCCTTTCGAGTCAATTTGGAATGgatatgataattttttaaaaaatatattaataattaaatttatcatAGAAATTTATTactattttataaaatatattatgtttaTAAATATGTCAATTCGtgtcagatttttttttaaaatcagatATTTGCCGACTAATTTTGAAGGTGTACAGTTAGATCTCACTCCTCACGCCAAATAAATCAGGGAAATACGTGACTCTAGACGTGTCGACCCTTTTATGTTTACTCCCAAAGATGCAGCGCGAAGAGAAAGAAATTCAAGAAGAAAAAATTAGTTAGCTAGAGGTgaggaaaaagagaagcaaaGAAAGGAGATGAAAAAAAAACCTGAAGGATTCATCGCCCACGACCACGCAAGGTCCTCGTGTGCGACCGTTGCTCGCGGTCGATGAGGCAACTTCATGCGGGGCCATTGCCCACGATTGCACAAGGTCCGTTGCTCGCGGTCGCGGATGGCAACCTCGCATGAGAGGTCGCCGTTGGCAGTCGACGACCGCACAGGGTCGTCTCTCACAGATGTGCAAAGCGTGTTTGCGATTGTAAGCTTGTACCATCAGCAAGTTGGGAGAAAAATTAGGCTAAGATTCTTGTAAGAAAGGGAAAAAAGAAAGTTACTTCCCGTCTAATTTTGAACAGATATGTTTATACCATCGTCAATTTTGAATTGATGAGGGTACTGCGTATTTGTTTTTTATCATTAAATAAGATACAAGTGATAATAACGTATCTTTATTGATGAAGATTCAAAGCATGCCCTTACGATTGAGCTATTGAATAATCAACTATAATCATTCGAAAGAAGGCGAGGAGAGGAGACGGGGCTGATGGTGGGGATGACAGCGATAGTGGGTCAAAGAGGAGTTGACTGGACAGTGAAGGAAGGCTACACCAACCTTTTCTTCGTTTGGTAAAAGAAAGCAATAAATAAAtgagagaattttaaaataaaaaaaaaattgagagaaGGTTTGTCTTCTCGTTTTTACAAGGTTTGTCTTCTTGTATCAAGTGgcaataaaaaggaaaggaaagcaAGTGAATTTAATATGATTGAAGAATCGTTCAGCAACGTTGTATCCAAATCATTTCAGAGCCATTTTCTTATTTGAATGATTAGTTcgttcaattaaaaatttaaggtGGGTAAAAACCTAACTCAAttgttatttaattttgattcaatttttaaattagacactaataaattatttatatatatatatatatatatagagagagagagagagagagagagagagagagagagagagagagagagagcgtgtGCGcagtatttcaaattttttttttattattttttttattttgaattaaaaaaattaatatttccttaaaaaaatcttaatatataaatatatcactTAAACATACTATaatactccataaatacttaaatttattttatttttaattattctttttactaaatactataattcaattgggaagcctgaaccctaaaggtaaaatcttaaaaacaaaaatagcttacaaattataacccaattAGGAAGCATCAATCCTAAAATGAAATCTTAcagtaatattttaattattttttaattttaaattttaaaaagaataaaaataagcTGATATCCTGCGCAACGCGTACAGTCACACACTGTGCACGTCgcatggtatatatatatatatatatatatatatatatatatacaccagagtaaaattgaaaaagatatattaaaaaattattaaaataagagtaCATGTTTCATAATAATATATCATTCTCAGTCAAGTCAATTTTGTTGGGTCACTTCAGAACTAAAAGGAAGGTGAATACCTTCTCGTGCTTTTGTTGATGATAATGTGCAGCGGATAAATACAACACGAAACTCCCATATGCTAACAAGatagatttatttggtatccacctcaagaagaagtgactaatccaaggatccagccCTTATACACACTCTTCACTATAAAACACTCTTCGGAAATAATTCTGAGGCGGGgaaacctcgtacaagctcacacacaaagaaatactagaagaggaaaatacaagctaatacaaaatgaaatcttacaagattacaatcatGAAACGTtaacttgcttcttcttcttgtttgggaGCATCTCTTGACCTTGAAAGTGTAGTAGAACTTGCCTCTAAGATGCTTCAAGAATCGACGGTGATGACCTCTGAGCTTGGTGAAGAAAGTGGGAGAGGATATGAGTTGAACAGTACACGTGGAATCTTTTATCGAGCGCACAACGACTAGTTTTCAACCTTAAGCGATTACTCTAATCGCTTAAAGGTTCGTAATC from Zingiber officinale cultivar Zhangliang chromosome 5B, Zo_v1.1, whole genome shotgun sequence encodes the following:
- the LOC121985148 gene encoding geranylgeranyl pyrophosphate synthase, chloroplastic-like, with translation MASLMNLHICCNAAVSRAQHSSASSAAGRPVLLAVPFGRPTATSAAPHRRRVPPLPHVMEVETSPAPALEPAVSTDFDFRGYMLEKAAVVNCALDAAVPLAHPDRIHEAMRYSLLAGGKRVRPVLCLAACEVAGGADAWAMPAAVSLEMIHTMSLIHDDLPCMDDDDLRRGRPSCHRAFDEATAVLAGDALLALAFGHLANPASYPTDRSVPPDRIVRAVGELSRCVGSEGLVAGQVADLEATGVGAPVTLDHLEFIHLHKTAALLEASVVLGAIVGGASDDQIERLRKYARSIGLLFQVVDDILDVTKSSEELGKTAGKDLASDKTTYPKLLGLDESKEFADKLLKAATEQLAGFDPIKAAPLLHLANYIAYRQK